A region of Piscinibacter gummiphilus DNA encodes the following proteins:
- a CDS encoding HupE/UreJ family protein: MTRPSTARLVALAACAAPLLAAAHTGGAPHDHGTSAFVAGFTHPFTGLDHLAAMVALGVWSAMTTRRVWLAPAAFAGTLLVGALLGLAGLQLPAVEPMIAASLLVLGLLVATGRQLPAAAGAALAAVFALFHGAAHGNELAGPGAAAALAGMVLATALLHGAGIGLGLALKNANRWLPRVAGAAVAVFGIALLAPLA; encoded by the coding sequence ATGACCCGCCCCTCCACCGCCCGGCTCGTGGCCCTCGCCGCCTGCGCCGCCCCGCTGCTGGCCGCCGCCCACACCGGCGGCGCCCCGCATGACCACGGCACCTCGGCCTTCGTCGCCGGCTTCACCCACCCGTTCACCGGGCTCGACCACCTCGCGGCCATGGTGGCCCTGGGCGTCTGGAGCGCGATGACCACCCGCCGCGTCTGGCTGGCACCGGCCGCGTTCGCCGGCACGCTGCTGGTCGGCGCGCTGCTGGGCCTGGCCGGCCTCCAGCTGCCGGCGGTCGAACCGATGATCGCCGCGTCGCTGCTCGTGCTGGGCCTGCTGGTCGCCACCGGCCGGCAACTGCCCGCCGCGGCCGGCGCCGCGCTGGCCGCCGTCTTCGCGCTGTTCCACGGCGCGGCCCACGGCAACGAACTCGCAGGTCCCGGTGCCGCCGCCGCGCTCGCCGGCATGGTGCTCGCCACCGCGCTGCTGCACGGCGCCGGCATCGGCCTGGGCCTCGCGCTGAAAAACGCGAACCGCTGGCTGCCCCGCGTCGCCGGTGCCGCGGTCGCCGTGTTCGGCATCGCGCTGCTCGCCCCCCTCGCCTGA
- a CDS encoding response regulator transcription factor produces MTGKLPDRSTSDLVLVVDDMPDNLSVLHDALDEAGYTVLVATNGEQALQRAAQALPDIVLLDAMMPGMDGFEVARRLKAHSETAHIPVIFMTGLTETEHVVAAYGAGGVDYVTKPIRPMEVLARMTVHLQSARQARQARNALDAFGHATMAIHADDALTVGKAVWQTPLARDLMLRYFEAPVGQVPPEVLEWLRSQTAGEPRPLTVAHDERQLVLSLQQRTADDDWLVVMREVSDAAVVQSLQQTFKLTMKEAEVLYWVAKGKTNRDIGDILGSSPATVKKHLEHVFEKLGVETRNAAASLAISKVRLLA; encoded by the coding sequence ATGACCGGCAAGCTTCCTGACCGCAGCACCTCCGACCTCGTGCTGGTCGTCGACGACATGCCCGACAACCTGTCGGTGCTGCACGACGCGCTGGACGAGGCCGGCTACACCGTGCTCGTGGCCACCAACGGCGAACAGGCGCTGCAGCGCGCCGCGCAGGCCCTGCCCGACATCGTGCTGCTCGACGCGATGATGCCGGGCATGGACGGCTTCGAGGTGGCGCGCCGGCTGAAGGCGCATTCGGAGACGGCCCACATCCCGGTCATCTTCATGACGGGCCTCACCGAAACCGAACACGTGGTGGCCGCCTACGGCGCGGGTGGGGTCGACTACGTCACCAAACCCATCCGGCCGATGGAGGTGCTGGCCCGCATGACGGTGCACCTGCAGAGTGCCCGCCAGGCACGCCAGGCCCGCAACGCGCTCGACGCGTTCGGGCACGCGACCATGGCCATCCATGCGGACGACGCGCTGACGGTGGGCAAGGCGGTGTGGCAGACCCCGCTCGCGCGCGACCTGATGCTGCGCTACTTCGAGGCCCCGGTGGGGCAGGTGCCGCCGGAGGTGCTGGAGTGGCTGCGTTCGCAGACCGCCGGCGAACCGCGGCCGCTGACGGTGGCGCACGACGAACGCCAGCTCGTGCTGTCGCTGCAGCAGCGCACCGCGGACGACGACTGGCTGGTGGTGATGCGCGAGGTCTCCGACGCGGCCGTCGTGCAGTCGCTGCAGCAGACCTTCAAGCTGACGATGAAGGAGGCCGAGGTGCTGTACTGGGTGGCCAAGGGCAAGACCAACCGGGACATCGGCGACATCCTCGGCAGCAGCCCGGCCACGGTGAAGAAGCACCTCGAGCACGTGTTCGAGAAGCTCGGGGTGGAGACGCGCAATGCGGCGGCGTCGCTGGCGATCTCGAAGGTGAGGTTGCTGGCCTGA
- a CDS encoding acyltransferase yields MGARSLLRGIARAVRRARFRLQGRSFAHVPGVIGGLPNLGGDGALSFGPGVVFRSTRSPARLRCETGAELAIGDDVFINDAVTIVAARRVTVGAHTKIGDGAMVYDTDFHPVSPDLPTRVAPVSIGRNVWIGARAMVLAGAEVGDHAVIAAGAVVRGRVPPRSVVAGSPAKVVRTFECADDWVRP; encoded by the coding sequence ATGGGAGCGCGTTCGCTGCTCCGCGGGATCGCCCGCGCGGTTCGCCGCGCCCGCTTCCGGCTGCAGGGCCGGTCGTTCGCCCACGTCCCGGGCGTGATCGGCGGCCTGCCCAACCTGGGCGGCGACGGCGCGCTGTCGTTCGGCCCCGGGGTCGTGTTCCGCAGCACCCGTTCGCCGGCCCGCCTGCGTTGTGAAACCGGTGCCGAACTGGCGATCGGCGACGACGTGTTCATCAACGACGCCGTCACCATCGTGGCCGCCCGCCGCGTCACGGTCGGGGCCCACACGAAGATCGGCGACGGGGCGATGGTCTACGACACGGACTTCCATCCGGTGAGTCCCGACCTGCCGACGCGTGTCGCCCCCGTGTCGATCGGCCGCAACGTGTGGATCGGTGCGCGCGCGATGGTGCTGGCCGGCGCCGAGGTCGGCGACCACGCGGTGATCGCCGCGGGCGCCGTCGTGCGCGGCCGCGTGCCGCCCCGTTCGGTGGTGGCCGGCTCGCCCGCCAAGGTGGTCCGCACCTTCGAGTGCGCCGACGACTGGGTGCGGCCATGA
- the ureE gene encoding urease accessory protein UreE: MLTVNKLISRGQGLAKALVNRAPTVSLDWDTRQKSRFDATDSDGRTLGVFLPRGTVVRGGDVLVAEDGTLVKVNATPQPVLVVRTCPEHGAPVDLVRAAYHLGNRHIQLEVTPDHLHLEPDHVLADMLRQMHLIVTEETAPFEPEGGAYAAGGHGSHGHGHGHGAHDHGHDHGHDHGHAHAPAPARKAISIPVNAAPAPHVHGPGCNHGHDHDHGHGHGHSH, from the coding sequence ATGCTGACCGTCAACAAGCTCATCTCCCGCGGCCAGGGCCTGGCCAAGGCCCTCGTGAACCGCGCGCCCACCGTCTCCCTCGACTGGGACACGCGCCAGAAAAGCCGCTTCGACGCGACCGACTCCGACGGCCGCACGCTGGGCGTGTTCCTGCCCCGTGGCACCGTGGTGCGCGGCGGCGACGTGCTGGTGGCCGAGGACGGTACCCTCGTGAAGGTGAACGCCACGCCGCAGCCGGTGCTGGTCGTGCGCACGTGCCCCGAACACGGCGCCCCGGTGGACCTGGTGCGTGCCGCGTACCACCTGGGCAACCGCCACATCCAGCTGGAAGTGACGCCGGACCACCTGCACCTCGAACCCGACCATGTCCTCGCGGACATGCTGCGGCAGATGCACCTGATCGTCACCGAGGAGACCGCGCCGTTCGAACCGGAAGGCGGGGCGTACGCGGCCGGGGGGCACGGGTCCCACGGCCATGGACACGGGCATGGCGCCCATGACCACGGACATGATCACGGGCACGACCACGGCCATGCCCACGCCCCGGCGCCGGCCCGCAAGGCCATCTCGATCCCGGTGAACGCCGCGCCGGCACCGCACGTGCACGGCCCGGGCTGCAACCACGGACACGATCACGACCACGGCCACGGCCACGGGCATTCCCACTGA
- the ureA gene encoding urease subunit gamma — protein sequence MELTPREKDKLLIFTASLLAERRKARGLKLNYPEAVALITATIMEGARDGKTVAALMSEGKTVLTRADVMDGVPEMIPDIQVEATFPDGTKLVTVHQPIA from the coding sequence ATGGAACTCACCCCGCGCGAGAAGGACAAGCTCCTGATCTTCACCGCGTCGCTGCTCGCCGAGCGCCGCAAGGCCCGCGGCCTGAAGCTCAACTACCCCGAGGCCGTGGCGCTGATCACGGCCACCATCATGGAAGGCGCCCGCGACGGCAAGACCGTGGCCGCGCTGATGAGCGAGGGCAAGACCGTGCTCACCCGCGCCGACGTGATGGACGGGGTGCCCGAAATGATCCCCGACATCCAGGTGGAAGCCACCTTCCCCGACGGCACCAAACTGGTGACCGTGCACCAGCCGATCGCCTGA
- a CDS encoding ATP-binding protein, which yields MKRSTMPPLGPAVLPSTDEAAGDAVQRVVKVRRDYNEWVARETMEDYALRFTPRSFRKWSELRVANTAFGAASFLVLEAVGATLLVEYGFVNAFWAILATGLIIFLAGLPISVYAARYGLDMDLLTRGAGFGYIGSTITSLIYATFTFIFFALEAAIMAYALELAFDIPPAWGYLICALVVIPLVTHGVTAISRLQVWTQPLWLVLLVVPYVYVFRNNPDVLKGLVNYGGDGGQGSQFNVYLFGAAMTVGIALITQMGEQADYLRFMPERTAANRKRWWLGVFVGGPGWVVLGVLKMLGGALLAYLAISHMVPADRAVDPNQMYLAAYEYVFPYTGWAIAATALFVVVSQLKINVTNAYAGSLAWSNFFARLTHSHPGRVVWVVFNTLIALMLMELDVFRAIGGVLGLYANVAISWIMAVVADLVINKPLGLSPKGIEFKRAHLFDVNPVGVGAMGAASVLSVAAHLGFFGPLAQAFSALIALVTAFVTAPLIAWATRGRYYIARAPQPRGLFTGLRQCVVCEREYEVDDLAHCPAYLGQICSLCCSLDARCNDLCKPDARLSAQWTRLLHAVLPRRTWPFLETGLGHYLLLMAVVVPVLAGLFGLLYQQELRALGEQAASLAPSLRIGFVKAFAALLLVSGIVAWWLVLTHKSRQVAQEESNRQTQAAHEQTLALRREIDSHRRTDEQLQQAKRQAELANQAKSRYITTVSHELRTPLNSILGYAQLLEQDAAIPANRKQAVSVIRRGGDHLLSLIEGTLDIARIEGGKLRLESKPMRFRDGVQQIVRLFELQAADKGIAFSHDIADTLPEVVRCDEKRLRQILINVLGNAVKFTHTGRVTFRVRYVREMAVFEVEDTGPGIPADQLEHIFEPFARGTETTGSGTGLGLTISKMLTDLMGGEMSVSSTVGEGTLFRIRLFLPGARGVAVAQEVTRAARVGYRGPRRRILVVDNEEVDRALLASVLEPLGFELLQAASGHQCLEIVSAFRPDAVLMDLAMPGIDGWATIRAMRAQRLTDAPVAIVSGNAFDKELDNDVGVRPEDFVLKPVRVNELLDWLGARLGLDWIESATEQPAPAVMPHWVLPSLAQLQGLQELVALGYLRGIQRKLDEIEGENAAHGSFVAHLRGLARNFQLDALTAILTKSIHDRQAS from the coding sequence ATGAAGCGTTCCACCATGCCCCCGCTCGGCCCGGCCGTGCTGCCGTCCACCGACGAGGCGGCGGGAGATGCCGTCCAGCGGGTCGTCAAGGTGCGGCGCGACTACAACGAGTGGGTCGCCCGCGAAACCATGGAAGACTACGCGCTGCGCTTCACGCCGCGCAGCTTCCGCAAGTGGTCGGAGCTGCGGGTGGCCAACACCGCGTTCGGCGCCGCGTCGTTCCTCGTGCTGGAGGCCGTGGGCGCCACGCTGCTCGTCGAGTACGGCTTCGTCAACGCGTTCTGGGCCATCCTCGCCACCGGCCTGATCATCTTCCTGGCCGGCCTGCCCATCAGCGTGTACGCCGCCCGCTACGGCCTCGACATGGACCTGCTGACCCGCGGCGCCGGCTTCGGCTACATCGGGTCCACCATCACGTCGCTGATCTATGCGACGTTCACGTTCATCTTCTTCGCGCTCGAGGCGGCCATCATGGCCTACGCGCTCGAGCTCGCGTTCGACATCCCGCCCGCGTGGGGCTACCTGATCTGCGCGCTGGTGGTGATCCCGCTCGTGACCCACGGTGTCACCGCCATCAGCCGGCTGCAGGTGTGGACCCAGCCGCTGTGGCTGGTGCTGCTGGTGGTCCCGTACGTCTACGTGTTCCGCAACAACCCGGACGTGCTCAAGGGCCTCGTGAACTACGGCGGCGACGGCGGACAGGGCTCGCAGTTCAACGTGTACCTCTTCGGCGCGGCGATGACCGTGGGCATCGCCCTCATCACGCAGATGGGCGAGCAGGCCGACTACCTGCGCTTCATGCCGGAGCGCACCGCGGCCAACCGCAAGCGGTGGTGGCTCGGCGTGTTCGTGGGCGGCCCGGGCTGGGTGGTGCTGGGCGTGCTGAAGATGCTGGGCGGCGCGCTGCTCGCGTACCTCGCCATCAGCCACATGGTGCCCGCCGACCGCGCGGTCGACCCGAACCAGATGTACCTCGCCGCGTACGAGTACGTGTTCCCGTACACGGGCTGGGCCATCGCGGCCACCGCCCTGTTCGTCGTGGTGTCGCAGCTGAAGATCAACGTGACGAACGCGTACGCCGGGTCGCTGGCCTGGTCCAACTTCTTCGCGCGGCTCACGCACAGCCACCCGGGGCGCGTGGTGTGGGTGGTGTTCAACACGCTGATCGCGCTGATGCTGATGGAACTCGACGTGTTCCGCGCCATCGGCGGCGTGCTGGGCCTGTACGCCAACGTCGCCATCTCGTGGATCATGGCCGTGGTGGCCGACCTCGTGATCAACAAGCCGCTGGGCCTGTCGCCGAAGGGCATCGAGTTCAAGCGGGCCCACCTGTTCGACGTGAACCCGGTGGGCGTGGGCGCGATGGGCGCGGCGTCGGTGCTGTCGGTGGCGGCCCACCTCGGTTTCTTCGGGCCGCTGGCGCAGGCGTTCTCGGCGCTCATCGCGCTCGTCACCGCGTTCGTCACCGCGCCGCTGATCGCGTGGGCCACGCGCGGCCGTTACTACATCGCCCGTGCCCCGCAGCCCCGGGGCCTGTTCACCGGGCTGCGCCAGTGTGTGGTGTGCGAGCGCGAGTACGAGGTCGACGACCTCGCCCACTGCCCCGCGTACCTGGGCCAGATCTGTTCGCTGTGCTGTTCGCTCGACGCGCGATGCAACGACCTGTGCAAGCCCGACGCCCGCCTGTCGGCGCAGTGGACCCGCCTGCTGCACGCGGTGCTGCCGCGTCGCACGTGGCCGTTCCTCGAGACCGGCCTCGGCCACTACCTGTTGCTGATGGCGGTGGTGGTGCCGGTGCTCGCGGGCCTGTTCGGGCTGTTGTACCAGCAGGAACTGCGGGCGTTGGGCGAGCAGGCCGCATCGCTCGCGCCGTCGCTGCGCATCGGGTTCGTCAAGGCCTTCGCGGCGCTGCTGCTCGTGAGCGGCATCGTGGCGTGGTGGCTGGTGCTGACGCACAAGAGCCGGCAGGTGGCACAGGAGGAATCGAACCGGCAGACGCAGGCGGCGCACGAGCAGACGCTGGCGCTGCGCCGCGAGATCGACTCGCACCGCCGCACCGACGAGCAGCTGCAGCAGGCCAAGCGGCAGGCCGAACTCGCGAACCAGGCGAAGAGCCGGTACATCACCACGGTGAGCCACGAGCTGCGCACGCCGCTCAACAGCATCCTCGGCTACGCCCAGCTGCTGGAGCAGGACGCGGCCATCCCGGCCAACCGTAAGCAGGCCGTCAGCGTGATCCGCCGCGGTGGCGACCACCTGCTGTCGCTGATCGAGGGCACGCTCGACATCGCCCGCATCGAGGGCGGCAAGCTGAGGCTCGAATCGAAGCCCATGCGGTTCCGCGACGGCGTGCAGCAGATCGTGCGGCTCTTCGAGCTGCAGGCGGCCGACAAGGGCATCGCGTTCAGCCACGACATCGCCGACACGCTGCCCGAGGTGGTGCGCTGCGACGAGAAGCGCCTGCGCCAGATCCTGATCAACGTGCTCGGCAACGCCGTCAAGTTCACCCACACCGGGCGGGTGACGTTCCGCGTGCGCTACGTGCGCGAGATGGCGGTGTTCGAGGTCGAGGACACGGGCCCCGGCATTCCGGCCGACCAGCTGGAGCACATCTTCGAGCCGTTCGCGCGCGGCACCGAGACCACGGGCAGCGGCACGGGACTCGGCCTCACGATCAGCAAGATGCTGACCGACCTGATGGGGGGCGAGATGTCGGTGTCGAGCACCGTGGGCGAGGGCACGCTGTTCCGCATCCGCCTGTTCCTGCCCGGTGCACGCGGCGTGGCCGTGGCGCAGGAGGTGACCCGGGCGGCCCGTGTGGGCTACCGCGGCCCGCGCCGGCGCATCCTCGTCGTCGACAACGAGGAGGTCGACCGCGCGCTGCTCGCGAGCGTGCTGGAGCCCCTCGGCTTCGAGCTGCTGCAGGCCGCCTCGGGCCACCAGTGCCTGGAGATCGTTTCCGCCTTCCGGCCCGACGCGGTGCTGATGGACCTGGCCATGCCCGGCATCGACGGCTGGGCCACCATCCGCGCGATGCGGGCCCAGCGCCTCACCGACGCGCCGGTGGCCATCGTGTCCGGCAACGCCTTCGACAAGGAACTCGACAACGACGTGGGCGTGCGGCCGGAGGACTTCGTGCTCAAGCCCGTGCGCGTGAACGAGCTGCTCGACTGGCTGGGCGCGCGCCTGGGCCTCGACTGGATCGAGTCCGCCACCGAACAGCCGGCGCCGGCCGTGATGCCGCACTGGGTGCTGCCGTCGCTCGCCCAGCTGCAGGGCTTGCAGGAACTGGTCGCGCTGGGCTACCTGCGCGGCATCCAGCGCAAGCTCGACGAGATCGAAGGCGAAAATGCCGCCCACGGCAGTTTCGTCGCACACCTGCGCGGCCTCGCCCGCAACTTCCAGCTCGACGCCCTGACCGCCATCCTGACGAAGTCGATCCATGACCGGCAAGCTTCCTGA
- a CDS encoding IS4 family transposase, whose translation MQSISRFHQFLKLLPRGAFDKAVERYNADRYCKSFDSWGHLVAMVYAQVSKSSSLRDIATGFNAQSNHHYHLGAGRLTHSTLGDANKRRDWRVFGDTARALMNMLKPKVRREYSDLLFLIDSTTVSLKGRGFDEWAAPTKVRSTQGLKLHMVYEHGSATPWWQSMTATNVNDLTAALPVPIERDATYVFDKGYYDFNWWHDIDAEGARFVTRFKMNVKLEVVAEREIVEADEGVILKDQVVRLTNRRPGGGRYNRYVEPLRRIEVHRPGDTPLVFASNDLNAPAAEIAALYKERWAVELFFKWIKQNLNIKKFCARTENAVRIQVMTALITYLLLVLEQAGKQGESSLRTRLNELTATLFERVGRREKTTESRRRRTELRAFKAGQMDLAFA comes from the coding sequence ATGCAAAGCATAAGCCGGTTCCACCAGTTCCTGAAGCTGCTCCCACGCGGGGCGTTCGACAAGGCAGTCGAGAGATACAACGCTGATCGGTACTGCAAGAGCTTCGACAGCTGGGGGCACTTGGTGGCGATGGTCTATGCCCAGGTGTCCAAGTCGAGTTCGCTGCGGGACATCGCGACCGGCTTCAACGCTCAGAGCAACCACCACTACCACTTGGGCGCGGGACGCCTGACGCACTCGACGCTGGGCGACGCCAACAAGCGCCGTGACTGGCGAGTGTTCGGCGACACGGCTCGAGCGTTGATGAACATGCTCAAGCCGAAGGTGCGCAGGGAGTACAGCGACCTGCTATTCCTGATCGACTCGACGACGGTGAGCCTGAAGGGACGCGGCTTCGACGAGTGGGCGGCTCCGACGAAGGTGCGCTCCACGCAGGGCCTGAAGCTGCACATGGTGTACGAGCACGGGAGTGCAACGCCCTGGTGGCAGAGCATGACGGCCACCAACGTCAACGATCTGACGGCGGCGCTGCCCGTACCGATCGAGCGGGACGCCACCTACGTCTTCGACAAGGGGTACTACGACTTCAATTGGTGGCACGACATCGACGCTGAGGGCGCGCGGTTCGTGACCCGGTTCAAGATGAACGTGAAGTTGGAAGTGGTGGCGGAGCGGGAGATCGTAGAGGCAGACGAGGGCGTCATCCTCAAGGATCAAGTTGTTCGATTGACCAACCGCAGGCCCGGCGGTGGCCGATACAACCGCTACGTCGAACCGCTGCGTCGGATCGAAGTGCACCGGCCCGGCGACACGCCGCTGGTGTTCGCCAGCAACGATCTGAACGCACCCGCCGCAGAGATCGCAGCGCTCTACAAGGAGCGCTGGGCGGTGGAACTGTTCTTCAAGTGGATCAAGCAGAACCTGAACATCAAGAAGTTCTGCGCGCGAACAGAGAATGCTGTTCGGATCCAGGTGATGACGGCACTGATCACCTACCTGCTCCTGGTGCTGGAGCAGGCAGGAAAGCAGGGCGAGAGCAGCTTGCGAACGCGGTTGAACGAGTTGACAGCAACACTGTTCGAGCGAGTCGGGCGGCGCGAGAAAACCACCGAGAGCCGACGACGACGAACCGAGCTACGAGCCTTCAAGGCGGGCCAGATGGATCTGGCCTTCGCTTGA
- the ureC gene encoding urease subunit alpha: protein MATINRRAYAEMFGPTTGDRLRLADTGLIVEVEKDYTLLAGSYGEEVKFGGGKTIRDGMGQSQRLAAEVADTVITNALIIDHWGIVKADIGLKNGLITGIGKAGNPDVQPGVDIVIGPGTEIIAGEGNIVTAGGIDSHIHYICPQQIEEALMSGVTTMLGGGTGPATGTFATTCTPGPWHIHSMLKAAESFPMNLGFQGKGNASQTRPLEEQIEAGAYGLKLHEDWGTTPSAIDTCLTVADKHDVQVTIHTDTLNESGFLESTIDAFKGRTIATFHTEGAGGGHAPDIIRAAGLSNVLPSSTNPTMPYTVNTVDEHLDMLMVCHHLDPAIAEDLAFAESRIRRETIAAEDILHDMGVFSMMSSDSQAMGRVGEVIIRTWQTAHKMKAQRGSLSEDNARHDNFRVKRYVAKYTINPAVTQGIAHIVGSVEVGKFADLVVWKPALFGVKPSLILKGGMIAAAAMGDPNASIPTPQPVHYRPMFGAYGSAMDNTCLTFVSQASVDLGVPEKLGLKRRVEPVRNTRKISKADMVHNGFTPNIEVDPQTYEVRADGVLLTCEPATELPMAQRYFLF, encoded by the coding sequence ATGGCAACCATCAACCGACGCGCGTATGCCGAGATGTTCGGCCCCACCACCGGTGACCGGCTGCGGCTGGCCGACACCGGGCTGATCGTGGAGGTCGAGAAGGACTACACCCTGCTCGCCGGCAGCTACGGCGAGGAAGTGAAGTTCGGCGGCGGCAAGACCATCCGGGACGGCATGGGCCAGAGCCAGCGGCTCGCGGCCGAGGTGGCCGACACCGTGATCACGAACGCGCTGATCATCGACCACTGGGGCATCGTGAAGGCCGACATCGGCCTGAAGAACGGCCTGATCACCGGCATCGGCAAGGCGGGCAACCCCGACGTGCAGCCGGGTGTGGACATCGTGATCGGCCCGGGCACCGAGATCATCGCGGGCGAAGGCAACATCGTCACGGCCGGCGGCATCGACTCGCACATCCACTACATCTGCCCGCAGCAGATCGAGGAGGCGCTGATGAGCGGCGTCACCACGATGCTGGGCGGCGGCACCGGGCCGGCCACCGGCACCTTCGCCACCACCTGCACGCCGGGCCCGTGGCACATCCACTCGATGCTCAAGGCCGCCGAGAGCTTCCCGATGAACCTCGGCTTCCAGGGCAAGGGCAACGCGAGCCAGACGCGCCCGCTCGAGGAGCAGATCGAGGCCGGCGCCTACGGCCTGAAGCTGCACGAGGACTGGGGCACCACGCCGTCGGCCATCGACACGTGCCTGACCGTCGCGGACAAGCACGACGTGCAGGTCACCATCCACACCGACACGCTGAACGAATCGGGCTTCCTGGAGAGCACCATCGACGCGTTCAAGGGCCGCACCATCGCCACCTTCCACACCGAAGGTGCGGGCGGCGGGCACGCGCCGGACATCATCCGCGCGGCCGGCCTGTCGAACGTGCTGCCGTCGTCCACGAACCCGACGATGCCGTACACCGTCAACACGGTGGACGAGCACCTCGACATGCTGATGGTGTGCCACCACCTCGACCCGGCCATCGCGGAAGACCTGGCCTTCGCCGAGAGCCGCATCCGCCGCGAGACCATCGCGGCCGAGGACATCCTGCACGACATGGGCGTGTTCTCGATGATGTCGTCCGACAGCCAGGCCATGGGCCGCGTGGGCGAGGTCATCATCCGCACGTGGCAGACCGCCCACAAGATGAAGGCGCAGCGCGGCAGCCTGTCGGAGGACAACGCTCGACACGACAACTTCCGCGTGAAGCGCTACGTGGCGAAGTACACGATCAACCCGGCCGTGACGCAGGGCATCGCCCACATCGTGGGGTCGGTGGAGGTGGGCAAGTTCGCCGACCTCGTGGTGTGGAAGCCCGCGCTGTTCGGCGTGAAGCCGTCGCTGATCCTCAAGGGCGGCATGATCGCGGCCGCCGCGATGGGCGATCCGAACGCGTCCATCCCCACGCCGCAGCCCGTGCACTACCGGCCCATGTTCGGCGCCTACGGCTCGGCCATGGACAACACCTGCCTCACGTTCGTGTCGCAGGCGTCGGTGGACCTGGGTGTGCCGGAAAAGCTGGGGTTGAAGCGCCGCGTGGAGCCGGTGCGCAACACGCGCAAGATCAGCAAGGCCGACATGGTCCACAACGGCTTCACCCCGAACATCGAGGTGGACCCGCAGACCTACGAGGTGCGGGCCGACGGCGTGCTGCTCACGTGCGAGCCAGCCACCGAACTGCCGATGGCGCAGCGCTACTTCCTGTTCTGA
- a CDS encoding urease subunit beta, which yields MIPGELLTDGPDHPINTGRRTLTLVIENSGDRPVQVGSHYHFAETNPALVFDRDAARGMRLNIASGTAVRFEPGQQRTVELVDFAGDRRVFGFRAAVQGPL from the coding sequence ATGATCCCCGGCGAACTGCTCACCGACGGCCCGGACCACCCGATCAACACGGGCCGGCGCACGCTCACCCTCGTCATCGAGAACTCCGGCGACCGCCCCGTGCAGGTCGGTTCGCACTACCACTTCGCCGAGACCAACCCGGCGCTGGTGTTCGACCGCGACGCCGCGCGCGGCATGCGGCTGAACATCGCCTCGGGCACCGCGGTGCGCTTCGAGCCGGGCCAGCAGCGCACGGTCGAACTCGTGGACTTCGCCGGCGACCGCCGCGTGTTCGGCTTCCGCGCGGCCGTCCAAGGCCCGCTCTGA
- a CDS encoding urease accessory protein UreF codes for MRHRDTAPLPAPSLLKLMWLASPALPVGGFSYSEGLEAAVEAGLVTDDTTASAWLVDQLHLALVRCDLAVAAKAFGAWRRGDLDTVAELNDWVARTRETHEMRLQTEQMGRSLAVWLTHEDADDHAAALTALAPAPTWPVAFALAASRTGAPVRDAMVSFTFGWAENMVQAALKAVPLGQVAGQRLLSALVDAIPGAVDAAIALPGSERQAFTPMLAILSARHEVQYSRLFRS; via the coding sequence GTGAGGCATCGCGACACCGCACCATTGCCCGCGCCCTCGCTGCTGAAGCTGATGTGGCTCGCCTCACCGGCCCTGCCGGTGGGCGGGTTCAGCTACTCCGAAGGGCTGGAAGCCGCCGTCGAGGCCGGGCTCGTCACCGACGACACCACGGCATCGGCCTGGCTCGTCGACCAGTTGCACCTCGCCCTGGTCCGCTGCGACCTTGCCGTGGCCGCGAAGGCGTTCGGCGCCTGGCGGCGTGGCGACCTCGACACGGTCGCTGAGCTGAACGACTGGGTGGCCCGCACGCGGGAGACCCACGAGATGCGGCTGCAGACCGAGCAGATGGGCCGGTCGCTGGCCGTGTGGCTCACCCACGAGGACGCCGACGACCACGCGGCCGCGCTGACCGCGCTGGCGCCGGCGCCCACGTGGCCGGTGGCCTTCGCGCTCGCGGCCTCGCGCACCGGCGCGCCCGTGCGCGACGCGATGGTCAGCTTCACGTTCGGCTGGGCCGAGAACATGGTCCAGGCCGCCCTGAAGGCCGTGCCGCTGGGCCAGGTCGCCGGCCAGCGGCTGCTGTCGGCCCTGGTCGACGCGATCCCCGGGGCGGTCGATGCGGCCATCGCGCTGCCTGGCAGCGAACGCCAGGCGTTCACGCCGATGCTGGCGATCCTGTCGGCACGGCACGAGGTGCAGTACTCGCGGCTGTTCCGGTCCTGA